DNA sequence from the Vanessa tameamea isolate UH-Manoa-2023 chromosome 21, ilVanTame1 primary haplotype, whole genome shotgun sequence genome:
CGTGTCAAGTAagttctttactaatattataaatgcgatggTAACTCACTTAATAAACTAAACCACTGAATCTAATTTAGTGAAATTAGGTTTTAAGTAAACTTAACTCCAAGGAGTCCTTCCTTGGCTTGGCACATTCTACTTCTTTTACCTAAAACTCCTCTTCCTCTAAGGCAAATTAGTCTGAGTAGGAAAAATAGTCTGAGTATAGATTGATGAAGACATTTCAGTAGGTACCTTTTCCTCCTCTGTTTATCATGTCACCCCATTTCGtctttttcgtatttatatgtTAAGTATAGACTAgctttacaattaaaatgttgaaataatattggaaagaaaaaaatgagaatttataaaaaaaagtttcgattttttaataatgattaggGTTAAATTTCAACAATTGGACAAACACtggtaaacataaaaatacccACAAATTGTTAAATACCGAttgctttcaaatatttttttttttcaggaaaaGCTTTATACCGAAATAATTAACGTCACTGGAAAAGACGACAAGCCAGTCACAGATGATGATCTGAAGAAAATGCCGTATCTTGAAATGGCGTTTAAAGAAGTTCTCAGATTATTTCCAGTAGGAGGCATGTTGCAGAGAACTATTAATGAGGATATTTCTATCAGTGAGCTTGAATATTGTAGTACTTAAGACTGCACAttctattaagatattttagttttttattgaataattgtgAATAACAAAAGGAACTTTTATTTCCAGGTTCATATACAATTCCAGCTGGATCTGCACTGGTCATTCCCGTATATCACATTCAACGTGATCCTAAACTATGGAGTGATCCAGAATCATTTGAACCTGAAAGATTTACCCCCAAAAATACTAAAAAGCGTCCTCCATATTGTTACATTCCCTTTAGTTTGGGTAATATGGATTGCTTAGGTAAATCGCATACTTGACATCTTAAAACAGTgatttaatagtataaataaatacaagaataaATAGAAGATAATAGTGAAGGTCAATGAGATTGGTTTCAGGCTATCCTAAAACTGAGTAATATTTTCCATGCCCtgtgaaaacaaaaaataatatcccaTCGAGTTTGGGCAATCAAATGAAGTGTAGAAGTGGTAATGTCGTCCTTATCGATCTCGGTCAAGGCCGCCGCCAATCTCAAGGGACTTCAAACACACAAAAATATTGTGTGTACAAGTGTGTGAAAACACAGGTGTACTCTCTACTacccttactctcataatccgataggatGGCACATCCGACACAACCGGATAGAGTTCAGGCGCAGTTCACGgcagtgtacacacttccaaccgGAGTCTGGAACtccgggctgctactgagaatttttcgacagcaAAACAACTTTTTATCGGATGTGAACATAAAACCTCTGTATCTGTGACCTAATATCTACACTAGACGTCCTAGTCTAGCAGTATAAAACATAGATAAACTTGAATGGTAATGTTTGGTTTACAGGAAGATACTTCGGAGCCAAATTGATAAAGACAATCGTCATCAGAGTCTtgcgaaaatttaaattaaattcattagataattttaaaaatctccgGACAATTATTGCGATATCGACAACTTCGTTAGACGGTTATAAAGTCGTTTTAGGTTCAAGGGAGGAATAAtcgtattatataagtaattaaattatatctattaaattgatttattcattgccccattttgtttattaaaatacaaatcctACAGCTTCTTAATGATTGATTGTACTAAATACACATGCTTTGCTAACTCATTATGATCAgaatcaaaaattattattacattaatcgTGTCATGTAAAATTCGTTGTTCAttcataatatcattattagataagtgtttaataaattaaatatcacagTTACGTGTCGTCACTGCGTATTATAAAGTAAGTAACCCGCCGCGTCTATCTGTATGATTACCTGAACGCggtaaatacaaaaacaaccaAAACGATTTTCACACAATTTTCACCAATAGACGTGCTCATTCGCAAGgaagtgtataatttattaaggttttttttgtaaattgatgGTATTATAAGGATGATTGTTTTCattgaaaaacatttattataattatcaataaaaaagtactCGTAAATTaattgtctatttatttttcattatatttgtaccgtccaatttattaataacgtaatacGAAATTTCCTCTTGATACTGTTTTAATCGATTACTTCAAATTGTTGTACTATTTTTTACTCATGCATGttatatttacctataaatgagaaaaatatttattaaaattaaaacgctATTAGTGTAAGAGTTCATGTATGCGTTGGacattctaaattaatttataaactattgaATGACCACATCGCTAATGTCTTTATTTTTGCTGTCAAGCCACAAATgtcaaataattatcaattaaaagttGTCAGACTGTCAGTTTGAACTATCatcgtttgttgtatttttagGTTAAGCCTACTTACTTGGCCTAGTTTCAccgttaaaaacaattttaaatataaattaaagcatATCGTCCACTTTGATGAGTTTCAAGTGCTAATCAAATCAACTGATTTTTAAATGGCATCGTTTTCTAGACTGAATAAAATTGCTTTGTTAGGCTTAGGCGCTGTAGGTGGTACCTTAGCTTATTATCAAATCGGTAAATCTGAGAAAAAATTCCACGTTCAAAATTCATGGACGACGAATTTCACGCCGAGTGTGAAATGGGAAAAAAATTGGGACCAGTAAGTGATAATTCGAATGTCttcttataaattttcatacaagaaattatttttaaaaatttgaactACGTTGTTGTACGTTCATAGTTTTAGCAGAAGCTGTAcacatatgtatacaataattataattatattaactaattaaatatgtctcaatctttatttattaaacaaacagtAACAGAGACAGTATTTATAGTAGATATAAATACtgtaatttaatcaaacaaataatttaaataaaattatcgtatTTACACTTAATTCAAGCttagtaatataattgatttttttagtcGCGAACCCGAATCAATAGTCAAACCAGTCCAATCAAATAAGCCAGAAGATGAAAACCGATACAATGAGCAGATTGAAAAGTCTAAGAGCAAAGCTGTGAGGCACTTGTTTCTAATACGTCACGGCCAGTATAACATAGATGGAGCAACTGACAAGGAGAGAATCTTAACAGAATTGGGTATGATTTTCTCATATATAATGATCATGAAAAATATGAACATCTtttcttatgtaataatatggACAAGAAGACCACAtgacaatagaaaaatatatataattatgagctGCCCATCAACTTCCTCTGGATGTAATAAGCCCTTTGTTTACTTTCTGATTGCAGCACCATCTATTGAGTCATATCTAAACTcaaattatcacaaaaaaaattatccaaTTGTTTGAAATTGGTTCAACTGCTTGGGAAGTGTTCAGTTCCATAGAGTTATTGTTGTATCATAACAACAatacatatgaaatatttcgattataatttttaggCAGACAACAAGCAGATCTAACTGGTAAACGGCTAGCcgatttagatataaaatggGATCTACTGGTTCGATCAACAATGACCAGAGCTCAAGAGACAGCTACCATTATAGCAAAACATCTACCCCAAGATATAGAAGTTAAAGACTGCCAACTGATCGAGGAAGGTGCTCCTGTTCCACCAGAGCCCCCTGTGGGGCACTGGAGACCAGAACCCAAAGtaagcttaataaataaagatattattattaaatataataatagataattaagaaatattcatcgatcattcatttacattaaatcatcaaatatataaaaaacataattattaccatcattgagatttaatttttcatgAACTTACtcattatttatcaatacatttatttagattGGTGCATAATGATGAAAGAAAATGAGATTGTTAGACTTATGACCTTCATGGTGCTATCCTTCCCAGGGAGTGATTTTACAGGTGGTTTGGTTTCTCACAACTATATGGTTGTTGTAATTGCTAGTGGTATTAATTGATGTGCTTTAGACATAAAAACATACTTGACTTTTACAATAGCCACTGGTTGAAATGGGTAACCACACTAGactaatacaataattacagtatatcttaaattatttctaaaatgttttaatcattTTGAATAAGATGGAAATCCatgatcattatatttaatctgcTCGCGATCAGAATGGCATGAGATCTTTTGGAATTGAGAACCCGCTTGGTCGGTCCGTAGTAGTACCGTCGGCAAACGCATGTCGAAGCTCATGAGACATTACTTGTTCGTTAGTGTAGATTTTCTTGATCTGTATTGTTTTAGAGTTTTATGATTGtataagattatttaagtaACAAGATTAATATTGATTGGaagtcaaataattattattgttgagaTTTTTTTTGGCAACGCTCTTTTGTTCCAAAACTGTAATTTTCCATATACTTTGATTCCATCCCATTCTGGTGGTCTAAGCATGTAATAGTTCCGATTGTTTTCATATCATTATTGTTAAATCATTAGCAATGTTTGAATGATCGGTGTAAAGTAGTTTAGTGGTTTGTTTACTGACCAGTTCTGCTGTCGCTCCTCACTAACTCTAGATTCACCCCAACATCGGTCCATCCGCGTCCCACACTATCATCTGAATACTCCAACGAATACTCAACTTAATCTCACATCACCGCCATTAGCATAATCGAGTCGCTCGCACCAAAATAATGATATCCCTTTCTAATAGTTACTTTAGGAAAATAACAAAGAGAGTGTAGGTTAAGTTGACATCGTCGGCGGCAACCCTGGTCGGTATACTAACGCAGCGCGGTGCACGTGTAGCAGTTCTTCCAGGACGGCGCGCGCATCGAGGCGGCGTTCCGGCGCTACTTCCACCGCGCGCCGCCCGAGCAGCCGCGGGACTCCTACACGCTGCTCGTGTGCCACGCCAACGTCATCCGCTTCTTCGTCTGCAAGTGAGTCCCGCGCGCCGCCCCGTCCGTTTGACGGATCGTCTCTCGCGCTGCTTAGACCGGTCTGCGATAAAAATCAATTCTGCTCTTGTCAAATTTTCAGTTCCAACTTTTTTACGCTAATTTTATACcgatattatactaatattataaagaggtaaatttTGTCCGGTATAtacacagaatgctattggagaTTTATCtgaagcatttgattgtgtagaacacgagacgcttctttataaactcaaatcatttgtaaaaaatacatcggtaaagaaggcatattattcgatacaagaatatgtagatgataaaaaagcgtggagttaattgTATCgaactaacacgactgtattattaaatgttgaaaaagagtaactactgaatttcttgtcggttcttctcggtagaatctacattccggaccggtggtagcttcacttaatatagtttgttaaatgacgattcaaaagtgctcgtaaaagcctaattgaataaagtatattttgatttgatttgatttgatttgatatggctatgtaaaaaaaatcgaattcctCGATATTCCTCAGTGCTgtagagtataaattatatttatatcaatttctttattaattaattgcacccgtgtgaagccgagGCGAGGCACTAGTGTTATATATTCTTTGTAccctgtgtttttttttatgtcataaattCATATGTTCGCATATAACTGAAATGTTCGACCTATTAACTCCAGGGCGCTGCAGTTCCCGGCGGAGGGCTGGCTGCGGATATCGCTGAACCACGGCTCCATAACGTGGCTGTCCATCCTGCCCAACGGCAACGTGGTGCTGCGCGGCCTCAGCGACACGGGCCACATGCAGCCCAAGTGCATCACCAGCCGGTAAATAGCAGCCGCTCTGCTGAATACTAACTGTATTCGTATATGACGTATCACGTATGACGTATGACTGTTGTCAGTAGTTTTAGCTCTAGtgggaaaatattattaaatgtattctaATCCCCCCCCCCTCCCTCTAAGAAACGTTGTGCAGTAAGGCTGCGGCTACACAATGCGAATGTTTCCGTGCGACCTTGACACGTACGTTAACGGCACGCGTACgttaagtgtattttattgatGTCGTAGCTGGATGGTTTACGGTATCCTTAACTATAATCTTTAAGTACGAGTCTAAATCGTTTTCCAATCGAATatggagtaaagataaacaaacattaaattttcatactcCATGCGACTCctttcatgcgatttgttaaAGCAGTTTTCGATTaacatatcttaatttataatacaacactagtaCATTTAACAGAGAGagatttatatctattttaaatttcctTCCAGTCTAATATCAACTTCGCCGACATTAAAAACTCCTTTCGCGAAACCATAATGAATATGTACCATAGATTATTCCAGATCTCGACACATGATGTCGCGTCAATCGAATACCAAGTTTGTTTGTCTTTGCTCCTGCGCTTGGATTGGACTACGTTTAATATTGTCACATATCACTACTACTTACAAATGGTTGTCTATATTGAATCGTTAGCGATTAAAACTAAGTCAATTTGTGTGCCactaatctataataaaatatttccctgTCCATCAATCGTATGGAattcaaagttataatttaaatatcgtgtTATTTGAGGAAACTGTTAGAACAGTTGTAATAAATCTATGTTACCGTCTACGAGATACTCGACATTTATATGTGCCTCATTGTTGTaatggctagcttataaggatGCAAATTCCGAGGCCCAAATATACTTTCagaaccccccccccccttttcAGTCTGTATTTAGTAAGTTTAGGTTCTTGTTATGTCTTGTTCTTGATCAATTTCCGAGAGCTGCTTGCCGTCCCGTCCCGTCCCATGGACACATCTTGGCTACACCACACCACAAACATACTACAGGACTGAGCATAATGAGAAGGAACCGTCTGTTTTTCCACACACGTGGCTGATTGTAATATCTCCTTCGCAGATCTAgtcttcaaatatataaaaattagccTTCGTGGTCGAAACAACTGATTTCGCACTTATTATATACATGTCTCTTTCATGCATATTATTAATTCCGTAATAGCAGTTAATATATCTGTCTCGTTTTCGCATAACCCCTTACAccataaataaatgaacaaaatataatattaccgcTACCTTTGATGTAGGATATAGAAaacttaattgtatattttttaaatattagctgcagctctttaaaatttaagtaatgttttatttatctgaCAATATTCCAGAATGTTTATTTCGAAACAAATTTTGACTTAGTTTGTTATTATGACAAGTCTACttatatgcatttatttaaaaaaaagtactacgatatttaatttttttttttaattcaatattattagcaatgtatttatataataaa
Encoded proteins:
- the LOC113400405 gene encoding serine/threonine-protein phosphatase Pgam5, mitochondrial isoform X2, whose translation is MASFSRLNKIALLGLGAVGGTLAYYQIGKSEKKFHVQNSWTTNFTPSVKWEKNWDHREPESIVKPVQSNKPEDENRYNEQIEKSKSKAVRHLFLIRHGQYNIDGATDKERILTELGRQQADLTGKRLADLDIKWDLLVRSTMTRAQETATIIAKHLPQDIEVKDCQLIEEGAPVPPEPPVGHWRPEPKFFQDGARIEAAFRRYFHRAPPEQPRDSYTLLVCHANVIRFFVCKALQFPAEGWLRISLNHGSITWLSILPNGNVVLRGLSDTGHMQPKCITSR
- the LOC113400405 gene encoding serine/threonine-protein phosphatase Pgam5, mitochondrial isoform X1, which translates into the protein MASFSRLNKIALLGLGAVGGTLAYYQIGKSEKKFHVQNSWTTNFTPSVKWEKNWDHREPESIVKPVQSNKPEDENRYNEQIEKSKSKAVRHLFLIRHGQYNIDGATDKERILTELGRQQADLTGKRLADLDIKWDLLVRSTMTRAQETATIIAKHLPQDIEVKDCQLIEEGAPVPPEPPVGHWRPEPKQFFQDGARIEAAFRRYFHRAPPEQPRDSYTLLVCHANVIRFFVCKALQFPAEGWLRISLNHGSITWLSILPNGNVVLRGLSDTGHMQPKCITSR